ATTGCCGAGGTGGAAGAGCTGCACTTTATTCAGCAGCACCAGCTTGTAGGGACCTTTACGGATGGCGAAGCGACCGCCGATGTCATGGTTCACCACCAGAGGCCTGTCCTTGAGAAGCTCTTTCTCACCAGTAAGAAGTGGCAGTAGATTGGTGCTATCCACAGCCGCCGTCTCAGGCAGCTTCTTGCCCAGTAGTGCAGCGGTGGTGGCGTAGAAGTCATTCAGGCAGACCACTTCTTCACACTTGCTGCCCGCTTTGACCTTGCCCGGCCAGCGGACGATCAGCGGGACACGGTGGCCACCTTCGTGAATCTGGGCTTTCTGGCCCTTGAAGTGATGCCTTACGTCGATGCCGTTCTTCTTCAGCTTATCCAGCTGCCCCTTATGGGAGGCTGAGCCATTGTCAGCAGTAAAAATCAGGATCGTATTGTCCGCGACTCCTGCTTCTTCCAGAGCCTTGACCACCTGACCTACGACAGCATCTGTCTCCATGATAAAGTCCGCATAGGGAGTCACGCTCTGCCCCTGCCAGGGCTTGCTCGGAGAGATCGGGGTGTGGGGTGAGGTAAGGGGAAGATAGAGGAAAAAGGGCTTCTCCTGCTTGGACTGCTCCTTAATCCACTGGGCGGACTCGGTGCCTAGGCGAGGAAGGATGTCTTCCAGCTTCCAGCCGGGAGCCATGACCCCTGGATGGCCAAACATATCTTTCGGCTTCCTTTCAGAAGGCAGGGGATCGGCATTGCGATTCTTGATCCAAGTATAGGGAGGCATGTTAGGGAGATCGACTCCAGACCAGTAATCAAAACCATGGTCCAGCGGGCCACCGGTCACCGGCTTGGTAAAATCAATGCTCTTCTCAACGGCGGCCAGCTTCTCCTTCATCTTCGCATTCTTGAAGAAGGCGTCCTGGTCGTTGACGTTGGCATTCGCATCCTTGCCTTCCGCGTCTTTCCAGTCGAGACCCAAGTGCCATTTGCCGATCATCCCTGTGGTGTATCCTTCCTGCTGCAGGAACTCCGGGTAGGTCATCAGCTCGTCTTCAATCAAGGGTCTACCGTAATCCCAGAGAACGGCACTCTTCAGGCGAGAGCGCCAGCTGTAGCGGCCAGTCAAAATCCCATAGCGGGTAGGCGTACAGACAGCTGAACCCGAGTGACCATCAGTAAAGGTCATGCTCTGAGGGATCAGTTTGTCGATGTTTGGAGTCTTCAAAGGCCCCATGGCGGAGTTCAGGCCAGAGACGGAGTCGTAACTCATGTCATCCGCCAGGATAAAAACAATGTTCGGCTTGTCCGCAGCCTGAGCCGCCAGCGACAAGGCGCCGAGAAGAGAGAAGAGTGTTTTGTACATGATTATTGTATGTATTTCATTGGAACTTATTCAGGTGTCAGGACTTTGCCTGCGGCATCAATGGGATACTGAGCATCTTCTCTGACCAACCTACTCTTTAGTTCGGCGCAGAGGCGCTGCACTTGGACACCCTCTTGCTCCGCCAGGTCATTTTTCTCAAATGGGTCCTCTTTGAGGTTATAGAGTTCGTAACGCTTTTTACCAAAATAGTGGTAGATGAGCTTCCAGTCTCCCAGGCGAAGGGAGGTAAAATAAGAACTCTTATGATCATGCGGAAAATGCATCAAGAAGGCCTGCTCATGCAGGGGATCATCTTTTCCACTGAACAATGCTTTCAGGTTGAAGCCATCCACGGGGTGGCCTTTGGGGCTCTCCGTACCAGTCAGATCCAGAACGGTAGGGAAGATGTCCATCACGGTGCCGATGGCCTCTGCCTGCAACTTTCCTTGAGCGATCGGCCAGGCTTTCTGGAGTTCCGAATCAGGGTCAGATTTTGCCCAGGCCGCAATGAAGGGCACGCGGGTTCCTCCTTCATAGCAGGTCCCCTTCATACCGCGCAGTGGAGCAGAGGAGCCGTAAGCTTTGGCTTTCCCCACCGGACAGGCACTGCCATTGTCTCCTAGGAAAAGAATCAGGGTATTCTCAGCCTGCCCAATTTGATCCAGATGATCCATGATATCTCCGAGCGACTTGTCCATGCCTTCCACCAGGGCGGCAAACGCGCAGGCTCCCTTCGATTTCCCTTTGTAGTTGCCGATGTATCGCGGATCCGGAGTAAAGGGCCCATGCACCGCATAATGTGACATATAGAGGTAGAAAGGCTTCTTGTCTTTCACTGAGTCATCGATGGCCTTATTAGCCTCAAAGGTCAGAGCCTCAGTCAGAAAGGTGCCTGTGTTGTGGTATTTCTCCAGCCCCGGTACCGGACGACTGGATTTCTGGCCATAGTCGCCCACATAGGTCCCAGGCCTACCGATGGCTGAACCAGCGATATTCACCTCAAATCCCAGATTAAGGGGCTCAGCCCCCTCGCTCTCTAGTGGGCCAAAGTGCCCCTTGCCTACATGGATGGTGCGGTAGCCATTCTTCTGCAAGATGCGTGGAAGGGTCAGCGCATTTTTGGTCAGGCCTTTCCAGTTCCACTCAGGAGGGCCAAACTTGCCCCGGTTATTGGATCCCGGATTGATGAACTGCGTGGTGTGATGACGCGTGGCATTCTGCCCGGTCATGATAGATGCCCTAGTCGGAGAGCACACACTCTGTGCGTAGAAATGGGTAAAGCGAATGCCTTGCTTGGCCAGGCGCTCCATATTTGGAGTGCGGTACCACTCATTCAAGGGATAGGATTTCGGATTTCCCGATTCATCAGTTAGAAAAGGGACCGAAGTATCCATCACCCCCATGTCATCGACGAGAAAAACAACAACGTTAGGTTTCTGTGGAGCGGCGGTGAGTGAACAAGCAAGTGCTAGGGAAAGCGCGTGTAGAGTCTTCATGCTTCTTTATGATTTCTTATTTCTGAATCTTACGAATATAGATGAAATAGGCGCCTGTCAGCGGTTTGCCATTCTCTCCCAGCAACATGGCTTTGATCTCATGCCTGCCCGCAGTCAGCTCGCGCTCAAAGACAGCTGATTCAGCACCTTCGGACGGCTTGTTCAAATCAGGCTCCGCACCATCGATACTCAGGCTTACGGATTCCACGGGCAGAGCTACAGCCTTACCTTTCGCTCCCTGCAGTAGACCATGCACAGGCTTGCCCCCGGTGACATAGGAATCGACCAGGCGCTTCTTCAGATCTGGGGCGGCATTCAAAGCAGTCTTGGCTTCACGAGGCCAGCGGCGTACTTCCAGACGGTACTTGCCCGGCTGCTGCACCCGCACCACCCAGTTGCCGCTGCTGCGGACTCCGCGTGCCACCAGGGCGTGGTTCCACGGCTCCATCGAGCGCCCGTAGCAATCATGGCTGTGCAGCATCACCTCCGGCTGCTGCTCGCTGCCCACGATCTTTGTCTCCACTTTCTCCTGGGGCCTGCCGACATCCTTTGCATAGGCCAGATAGTCATCACGCAGTTGCTTCACCAGATCAGAATTCCCTGCTGCTAGATCCTGTTTCTGCCCTGAATCCTTGGAAATATCATAGAGCTGCTTGCCATTGACCAGACGCCACTTGCCGCGCAGCACCACGGATGCCTCAAAGTCCTTGCCGTTAAAGTTTCGCTGGCGCTCGATCACTGTGGAGCGTTCCGGAAGTTTCGCTTCCGGATTTCTCAGCTGTGTGGCAAAGCTCCTGCCATCCAGCTTTACTCTCTCTGGAGTCTTTAGATCTAACATGTCCACCAAGGTCGGTAGGATATCAATGTGCATGGTCATCCCTCCCACTTCTTTCCCCGCTGCCAGCTTACCGGCAGGCCAATGCACGAAGAGTGGGACACGGTGACCTCCATCGTATTCACTGCCTTTCTTGCCACGCATCCCGGCATTGAATACCTTCACACCAGCTGTCCCTCCATTGTCTGTTAGAAAAATGAAAATGGTATTCTCTGAAAGATTTCTCTCTTCTAACAACTTCCTAAGTTTTCCGATCCGTTCATCGATTCTTCTGATGCCAGCGTAGAAGTACTGGGCCTTGTGCTTCTTCACCGTATCGGAGAAGGGCTCGGCCAGTTTGAGATCCGGAATGGTATGGGGGCCGTGAGGCAGGTAAGTAGGCAGATAGAGGAAGAAGGGCTGATCACCTGGGGTGGTTTTGACGAAGTTCTCGGCGGCATCAAAGAAGACATCAGGCGCCCAGCCTTCGCGTGGCTTCTCTTCCCACTCTCCATTGTAGTTGTAGAGATCGTTGACGCGGTCATTGAACATGTAGTCCGCCGTGGTTCCTGGGCCTCCGTCTCCCAGAGTCAGCACCTCCTGAAAACCCCGATCGATCGGGCGGTAAGGCACGCCATTACCCAGATGCCATTTGCCGAACATGCCCGTCCGGTATCCATTCTGCGTGAACACATCGGCCATCGTCACTTCGCCCTCACGCAGGAAATTACCGGAGACAATGGTGTGCCAGACACCCACTCTGCGTGAGTAGCGCCCGGTCATCAGAGCCGATCGGGTCGGGGAGCAGGTGGGGTCTACATGGAAATCTGTAAATCTTACAGAATTGGCATGCAGGGCATCCAGATTCGGGGTCTGGAAATGGGCATTTCCCAGACAAGAAAGGTCACCGTAGCCCTGGTCATCAGTCATGATCACGACGACATTCGGCTTCACGGGAGCGGCGGATACCAGCCCCGATAGGAGGATGGTTAGGAAAGCAGAAAGTTTTTTCATCATAGCAGAGGGTTCACGTGAATTACACATTTGCGTAGTCCATAGCATACGCCAACCCACTTGGCTTCTTACAGATAAAAACCTTTGCCCGGTCAACTCCCCACACCAGACACTTAGTCATGCGACTAGGATGAACAGACCAGCCCAGAGAAACACCATCTTCACCATCCGAAGGTAAATTGGGCTGAAAGTAGTTTGCCGTAACAGGCCACATCCGTTAATGCTCCTGCATGCAATACGAAGCCACCAGCGACTACGAAGTCATTGACCGCAATCCTCTTGCCATCAAAGCAGGCGATACTGTCAAAGTCGGCAGACGTGACGAGGGATGGGATGGCTGGGTCTGGGTGAGCACAGAGGACGGCAGAGGAAGCTATGTTCCAGAAGAACTGCTCGCGGAGAAGCATGCCGAGATGGGTTCAGATGTGGCGGTCACAGGAGAATTTACTGCCAAGGATCTCAGTATCATCAAAGGGGAAGTCGTGGATTGCCTCAAGGAAGTCAAAGGCTGGCTCTGGTGCCGCAATGGCTCAGGAGTCGAGGGCTGGCTTCCTGCTTATCTGATGCGTGCCCTTTAGGTCGCTTGGGCTACACCTCTTCTAACTGCGCTCATGCTCGGGCTTACTCGCCCAGGATCTCTTCCATGAACTTGGAGTTGCTGCGCAGTTTGTCAGCTTCGATTTTCAGCTTGTTGATACGGCTGTTGATTTCCTGGATATCTCCATTGGAGAGCACCTTGTCATTGCGACGCAGCTTGATCCACTGTCCGATATCGAGCACCGCATCGCAGTACTCCACGGTACGTTTGTCGAGTTTGCGGCGCACCCTTTGGAGCTGACTCAGGGTCTTGAAAATCACATCGCTATTACCGGCAACATTCTGGAAACTGCCATTCTGAAGCGCCCCGTAAATGGCATCTGAGCAGCTGTCGACAGCATGCAGTGATCCAGCAGCAGAGAGACGTCTGGGTCCGTTGCCTGCCGCATGGAGCAAGAGTAATTTGGCGGAGAGGCAGTTGGGAGTGAGCTTGTAGATTTCCCGGAGTTTCTCCAGGACCTTGGGATGCTTTACATAGTTCTCATTCTTCTGGAGAGCCTTCTGCACCATCTTGAATTCATCGATCGACTTCTGGACATCCTCTGCACGCTCGGCAACCGCCAGCGCCTTGGCGTCCTTGAATTCTTTCACGGTGAAAATCTGCACCGCGTAGAGATACTCCAGGCCTGAGATGATGTACTCATCCTCCATGGCCACGGCATTATTCTCCGGAATGGCGATGATCTCTGCGTCCCCCTTACTGACAGCTCCACGGACCTTGGCCGGCACACCACCGACGGGCTGGACTGCACCAGTGGCCGTCATGTCTCCGGTAACCGCGAACTTGGGGTCGAGCTTGTCCCCGGAGAGGATGGAATCCCCCAGCAGAGCACAAGCCACAGCGGCAGAAGGGCCGTCTTTTGGCGTGTACTTGTCTGCAAAGCCCAGCTCGATAGCTTTGCCCTCAGGGATTTCGTCCTGATACTGGACAGAAAGATACTTGGTCACCTCTTTGACCGAGGAAGACATCATTTCTCCCACGGCCTGGTTGAAGCGGACTTCGAAATGGGAATCCGTGGGGACAACGGTCGCATTCAGCTGAGAGGCGGAGCCTGCATGTTTGCCATTCGGAAGCTGGACGACCAGAAGGCCCCTGACTGAAGTCTGCATCAACTTTTGAGCCGAGAGGGGAGCCACGAGGCTGGCCATGGCCAATGCCAAGGCTCCATGGGCTTTCAGACGTTTTCTTGGGCAAAACATGTTGAATCCAAGCTACGGCCATGCAGGGGCTTTTGGCAATGGTATTCTGAACATGTGGGCAACAA
The sequence above is drawn from the Rubritalea squalenifaciens DSM 18772 genome and encodes:
- a CDS encoding sulfatase-like hydrolase/transferase; its protein translation is MYKTLFSLLGALSLAAQAADKPNIVFILADDMSYDSVSGLNSAMGPLKTPNIDKLIPQSMTFTDGHSGSAVCTPTRYGILTGRYSWRSRLKSAVLWDYGRPLIEDELMTYPEFLQQEGYTTGMIGKWHLGLDWKDAEGKDANANVNDQDAFFKNAKMKEKLAAVEKSIDFTKPVTGGPLDHGFDYWSGVDLPNMPPYTWIKNRNADPLPSERKPKDMFGHPGVMAPGWKLEDILPRLGTESAQWIKEQSKQEKPFFLYLPLTSPHTPISPSKPWQGQSVTPYADFIMETDAVVGQVVKALEEAGVADNTILIFTADNGSASHKGQLDKLKKNGIDVRHHFKGQKAQIHEGGHRVPLIVRWPGKVKAGSKCEEVVCLNDFYATTAALLGKKLPETAAVDSTNLLPLLTGEKELLKDRPLVVNHDIGGRFAIRKGPYKLVLLNKVQLFHLGNDPKESKDISQEHPELVKELAGELAKMIHNGRSTTGPKQKNDGVIPFPKSVLTRFPELKQ
- a CDS encoding sulfatase, with translation MKTLHALSLALACSLTAAPQKPNVVVFLVDDMGVMDTSVPFLTDESGNPKSYPLNEWYRTPNMERLAKQGIRFTHFYAQSVCSPTRASIMTGQNATRHHTTQFINPGSNNRGKFGPPEWNWKGLTKNALTLPRILQKNGYRTIHVGKGHFGPLESEGAEPLNLGFEVNIAGSAIGRPGTYVGDYGQKSSRPVPGLEKYHNTGTFLTEALTFEANKAIDDSVKDKKPFYLYMSHYAVHGPFTPDPRYIGNYKGKSKGACAFAALVEGMDKSLGDIMDHLDQIGQAENTLILFLGDNGSACPVGKAKAYGSSAPLRGMKGTCYEGGTRVPFIAAWAKSDPDSELQKAWPIAQGKLQAEAIGTVMDIFPTVLDLTGTESPKGHPVDGFNLKALFSGKDDPLHEQAFLMHFPHDHKSSYFTSLRLGDWKLIYHYFGKKRYELYNLKEDPFEKNDLAEQEGVQVQRLCAELKSRLVREDAQYPIDAAGKVLTPE
- a CDS encoding arylsulfatase, which codes for MMKKLSAFLTILLSGLVSAAPVKPNVVVIMTDDQGYGDLSCLGNAHFQTPNLDALHANSVRFTDFHVDPTCSPTRSALMTGRYSRRVGVWHTIVSGNFLREGEVTMADVFTQNGYRTGMFGKWHLGNGVPYRPIDRGFQEVLTLGDGGPGTTADYMFNDRVNDLYNYNGEWEEKPREGWAPDVFFDAAENFVKTTPGDQPFFLYLPTYLPHGPHTIPDLKLAEPFSDTVKKHKAQYFYAGIRRIDERIGKLRKLLEERNLSENTIFIFLTDNGGTAGVKVFNAGMRGKKGSEYDGGHRVPLFVHWPAGKLAAGKEVGGMTMHIDILPTLVDMLDLKTPERVKLDGRSFATQLRNPEAKLPERSTVIERQRNFNGKDFEASVVLRGKWRLVNGKQLYDISKDSGQKQDLAAGNSDLVKQLRDDYLAYAKDVGRPQEKVETKIVGSEQQPEVMLHSHDCYGRSMEPWNHALVARGVRSSGNWVVRVQQPGKYRLEVRRWPREAKTALNAAPDLKKRLVDSYVTGGKPVHGLLQGAKGKAVALPVESVSLSIDGAEPDLNKPSEGAESAVFERELTAGRHEIKAMLLGENGKPLTGAYFIYIRKIQK
- a CDS encoding SH3 domain-containing protein, encoding MQYEATSDYEVIDRNPLAIKAGDTVKVGRRDEGWDGWVWVSTEDGRGSYVPEELLAEKHAEMGSDVAVTGEFTAKDLSIIKGEVVDCLKEVKGWLWCRNGSGVEGWLPAYLMRAL
- a CDS encoding S16 family serine protease; this encodes MFCPRKRLKAHGALALAMASLVAPLSAQKLMQTSVRGLLVVQLPNGKHAGSASQLNATVVPTDSHFEVRFNQAVGEMMSSSVKEVTKYLSVQYQDEIPEGKAIELGFADKYTPKDGPSAAVACALLGDSILSGDKLDPKFAVTGDMTATGAVQPVGGVPAKVRGAVSKGDAEIIAIPENNAVAMEDEYIISGLEYLYAVQIFTVKEFKDAKALAVAERAEDVQKSIDEFKMVQKALQKNENYVKHPKVLEKLREIYKLTPNCLSAKLLLLHAAGNGPRRLSAAGSLHAVDSCSDAIYGALQNGSFQNVAGNSDVIFKTLSQLQRVRRKLDKRTVEYCDAVLDIGQWIKLRRNDKVLSNGDIQEINSRINKLKIEADKLRSNSKFMEEILGE